AGGAAGTTGGCCTCCCGGGCGAAGAGCACGAGCGCGGCGTAGGCGAATCCGAAGCCGTACAGCGCGACGACGGTGGGCACCAGCACCAGCAGAGCCGCTCCCAGCGGGCCGCCCGGCGAGAAGCCGAACAGGAAGTGGGCCAGCACCAGCACGGAGATCGTGTTGAGGCCCGTCACCACCAGGCCGAAGAGGCTGCGGCCCACCAGCAGCCACAGCCGTGAGTTGGGCGTCAGCCAGAGGGCCTCCAGGGTGCCCTCGTCCATCTGCTGCTTGAGGGCGAAGCCCAAGCCCCAGAAGACGGCGCTGATGTAGCTGCCGACGATGCTGCCCAGCAAGACGAACGATAGGAAGTTGGACGTCCCCGTGGCCGCCTCGAAGCCCGGCAGGCGTCCGTCCGCCGTGGCGAAGGCCCTGCCCAGGAAATAGACGGGCGTCAGCCACATGATGGGTTCGACGAGGCGCATCACGGCGTTGAGCGGGTAGCGCACGAAGACGAGCCACTCCCGCCAGACGGTGGCCACCAGCACCCGCAGCGCGTCGACGATGACGGCTCCCCCTCCCCGCATCGGCGCACCAGCCCCGGTCAGTACTGGGCGAGGCTGCCCGTCTGCCGGGCCATGCGCTCGACCACTCGAAACAGCCCCACGCCCAGCACCAGCGAGACGACGCCGAAGCAGGCGATGGCGAGGGCGTCGCCCCGGACGCGGTCCCAGCCCCAGCCCGCCAGGGCCACCCCTCGCAGGCTGCGCACCGCGTAGGTGAGCGGCAGGGCCCGCGCGAGGCCTTGCATCCAGGCCGGCATCACGTCGATGGGGAAGGTGATGCCGGCGAAGACCGTGAAGAGCCCCCGTACCAGGAAGACCATGGCCTCCGTCTCTCGCACCCAGAGCACCAGGCTCGCGAAGGTCAGGCCCACCCCCACCACGGAGAGCACCGACAGCGCCAGGAGCAGCGCCATCAGGGCCAGACTTCCCCTCATTTCGAGCCCGTACAGCAGCCGGAGCTCGACGAGCGTGACGCCCATCAGCGTCAGCGACTGGAGCACCTGTGCCGCGCCCGCCCCCGCGAGCAGGCCGAAGCGGGAGGCGGGGGAGACCCAGTTGGCCTCCAGCGTCCCTCGCCACTGCTCCTGGCGCAGGTGCGACCCCAGCATCCACAGCGCCGAGTTGAGCACCATCCAGAGCGTGGTGCCGAGCAGCACGTAGCCGACATAGTCGGCGGTGCCGGCCCTGGCCTCGAAGGCCGCCAGCCCCTCGCCTGCCGGGCCGGCCAGGGCCCGCCCGAAGAAGACGTAGCCGGCGGGGAAGAGCACCGGCCAGACCAGCAGCCCCACGGTCCACGTCGGATAGCGCAGCAGGATGAGCAGCTCCTTGCGGGCCACGGCCCAGGCGGCTCGCACGTGGGGGCCCCCTCTCAATCGCGCAGCGCCCGACCCGTCATGGCGATGAAGACATCCTCGAGCGTGGGCTCCTTGACGGAGAACCCCAGCAGGTGAAGCCCCTCGGCAAAGACGGCGTCGAGGATGTCGGCCACGTCGCGCCGGCCGTCGGGAAAGGCCAGCGTGAGGCGGGTGACCGACGCCTCCTGGTCCTCCTGGGCCGACGCCAGACGCAGGTCGCCGAGACGCGCCCTCAATCGCTCGAGGTCGTGGCCGAGGCCGGCCACCTCCAGTCGAAAGAGGCGATGGGCCGCCAGCCGGCGCTTGAGCGCGGAGGGGGTGTCGCAGGCCACGATCCGCCCGTGGTCGATGATGGCGACCCGGTCGCAGAGGAAGTCCGCCTCCTCCATGTAGTGGGTCGTCAGCAGGATGGCCCGGCCCTCGGCCTTGAGCTCCAGCACCAGCTCGCGCAGGGTACGGGCGGCCTGGGGGTCCAGCCCCAGCGTCGGCTCGTCCAGCAAGAGCGCCGGCGGGTCGTGCAGCAGCGCCCTGGCCAGCGAGAGGCGCTGGCGCATGCCCGTGGAGTAGCGCTCGACCAGCTCGTCGGCGCGTGCGGTGAGGCCGAGGCGGTCCAGCACCGCCTCGACGCGGCCCGGGATGGCACGGGCGGGCACGCGGTAGAGGGTGGCGAAGTAGTGGAGGTTCTCGCGGCCGGTGAGCTTCCAGTAGAGGTGGCGCTCGCCGGCCATCACGACCCCGAGGCAGCCTCGCGCGGCCGCGGGCGCCTCCAAGACGTCGTGCCCGCAGATGGCGGCGCGCCCGCTCGAGGGCTCCACCAGGGTCGAGAGCATCCGAATGAGGGTGCTCTTGCCCGCCCCGTTGGGACCCAGCAGCCCCAGCACCTCGCCGGGTCGTACCTCGAGGCTGACCGAGTCGACGGCCACCAGCCACTCGCTGGGAGCGGCCGTGCCATCGTCGCTGCCTCGGCGTCGCCCGAGACGCCGGAGCAGCCGCGACGGACGTGCGACCCTCCGCCTGAAGCGCTTGGTCAGGTCACGTGCCACGATGACGCCGTCGCCGGACACGGGGCCCATCCCTCCCACCGGCCGCGCCGATGCGCGATACGATCATCAACGAATTTAATCTAGGATATAAAGGATGTCAATAGAGGAGATACATGTCGTACAGTAGGACGTGGGCCCCGCGAGCGCGAGCCCGGCCGGAGCGGGGGACGCCCGTCATGCCATGCCAGCCGGCAGGTCTCAGACGCCGGCCGGAGCGGCTCGCTCTCGCAGCAGATGGGCGAAGGCTCGCCTCATCTTGGCCAGTTTGGGCGCGATGACCAGCTGGCAGTAGGGCTGGAAGGGGTTGCGCTCGTAGTAGCGCTGATGATAAGCCTCGGCAGGATAGAAGCGCTCGAAGGGGACCACCTGTGTCACGATGGGCGCCTCCCAGACGCCCTCGCGCTCGAGCCGCTGGATGACGCGCTCGGCGGCTGCCCTCTGCTCGGGCGAGTGGTAGAAGATGACGGAGCGGTACTGGGGCCCCACGTCGGCGCCCTGCCGGTCGGGGGTCGTCGGGTCGTGGATGGCGAAGAAGATCTCCAGGATCTGCTCGTAGCGGATGACCGACGGATCGAAGGTGACCTGCACCACCTCGGCGTGCCCCGTGGTGCCCGTGCAGACCTGCTCGTAGGTCGGGTGCTCCACGTGGCCGCCTGCGTAGCCGGAGACCACCGCGTGCACCCCCTTGACACCCTGGAAGGCCGCCTCCAGACACCAGAAGCAGCCGCCGCCGAGGGTGGCCACCTCACGACGCGCACCGGTGCTCATCGCATCCGACCTCCTCGGCGGTAGCATACCCGATGGGCTCACCCCCCGCCGGACGCCTCCGAAGGCCTCGGCCGTGCAATGGACGTGCAGCAGGCGGTCCACCAAGGGGGGAGGGAGCCCCTCCGGCGGCGGCGAACTCCCCCCCGCACCCGGGCCATGCCCGAGAGGGGGCCAGCGCGTGGCGGGTCTGGCGGGCGTCGGCCTCTTTCGTTACCGGCAATCGCTGTGGTGGCGGCCGTCGGAGCTGGCGCGGCGGCTCGCGGCGCTCGACCGCGAGGCAGGCCTGCAGGCCATCGGTGCCATCAGCCGCCTGGGTGACCGCCTGGCCGCCATCGAGGAGCCCTCCAGCCGGCTGGTGCCTGCCGTCGTCGAGCATCTGCGGGCACAGGAGCAGACCGCCGAAGAGCGGACCCGACGCTGGCTGGCCCTGACGGGCCGCATCGACGCGCGGGCGTGAGAGCCCCCCGACGGGGAGGCGCCCTCAACGACGCGGGGCGGGCAGCGGTTGGGTTGCCGGGCCGGCGTCGGCCAGCTCCTCTCCCGCGTCCGACTCGGTCTCCGCCTCCGACCGCTCGAAGCGGGCCCGCACCTCCTCCAGCACGGCCGGCGGGCCCAGGACGAAGAGCATGTCGCCCCCATGGACCGTGGTGCCGCCCGTCGGCACCCGGTAGCGGCCGTTGCGGCCCACCATGATGATGAGCGTCTCCTTGGGGAGTCCCAGCTGCGCCACGGGCTTGCCCGCCAGGGGCGACTCCTGGGGCACCACGATCTCCATCAGGTCGCTGTCCATGGCCTCGTGGGGCACGAGCTCGATGGGGACACGCCGCCGCACCCGCTCGGGGGCGGCCACCCGCAGCCACTGCGCGACGTAGGGGATGGAGGTCCCCTGGACCAGGCAGGAGACGACCACGACGAAGAAGACCACGTTGAAGATGAGCTGGGCGCTGGCCACCCCGGCCACCCGGGGGAGAGTGGCCAGGATGATGGGCACCGCCCCGCGCAGCCCGACCCACGCTACCAGCAGCGCCTCTCGCCAGTTGCGCCGGAAGAGCAGGAGGAGCGGCACCGTGGCCACAGGACGCGCCGCGAACATGAGGAAGGCGGTCATGGCCATGCCCGGGCCCGCCACCTCGATGAGCTGGCTCGGGAAGACCAGCAGCCCCAGGGTGACGAACATGACGATCTGGGCGAGCCAGGCCATCGTGGAGTTGAAGCGGATGAGGAAGCGCCGGTACGGCAACTTCGAGTTGCCGATGACCAGGCCCGCGACGTAGACCGCCAAGAAGCCGCTGCCGCCGAGCGTGGCGACCAGGCTGTAGATGAAGCCGGCGATGGCCATGGATAGCAGGGGGTAGAGGGCCTCCTGCTCGAAGTGCATGCGGTGCAAGAGCCACAGACCGACCCGCCCGAGCCCGTAGCCCAGCAACCCGCCCAGCGCCATCTGCACCACGAAGTGGCCGGCCATCTGAAGTGGGGTGGTCTGGGGCAGGGTCAGCAGCTGGATGAAGAACGTCGTCAGCAGGATGGCCATGGGGTCGTTGCTGCCCGACTCCAGCTCCAGCAGGGGGGCGAGGCTGCCCCGCAGGGCGACATGCTTGGAGCGCAACACCATGAAGACGGCCGCCGCGTCGGTAGAGGAGATGACCGCTCCCACCAGCAGGCCATCCAGGAGATCCCATCCCAGCACCCAGGTGGCGAAGAGCCCCACCAAGCCTGCGGTGGCCGCCACGCCGACCGTGGCCAGCGTAGCGGCGGGCCCCAGCACGGGTCGCACCTGCTTCCACTCGGTGTCGAGGCCGCCTGCGAAGAGGATGATGGCCAGCGCACCGATCCCCAAAAACTGCGCTAGCCACGGGTCATCGAAGGCGATGCCGCCGGGGCCCTCGGAGCCCGCGAGCATCCCCACCAGCAAGAAGAGCACCAGGGCGGGCACGCCGAGGCGACCGGCCGTCCGCGCCATCACCAGGCTGACGCCCATCAGGATGGAGACCGCCAGGAAGGTGCGCTCGATGGGAATGGCTTGAAGGGCGCTGTAGGTGTCGACTGGCACGGGCAGTTTCTCCCCTGCATGATTGTAACAGAAGTGCCGGGTCGACAGGCAGTTGCCCCTCCGGGGGGCGAGGCCGCCGGCGGCGAGGGGGCGTTGCGGATGGTCGGACGGATCCAGGCCGTCGCATGGGCGGCGGGGGTGGTGGCGCTGGCCATGGCCGCCGGGACGCCGGCGGTCGTCGAGTGGGCGCGTCCGCTTCACGACGCGGTGAGGGTGCCCGTGGTGCTGGCCTTCATGGGCGGCTGGGCGGCGCTGGTGGCCATAGCCTCGGCCTGCCTCAAAGAGGCCCGGCTCCGTCGGCCGGGGACCGCTGCGGAGGGCCTGGCCGGGCCCGCAAGGGAGGATGGCCGATGAGCGCCGAGCGGCCGCGGGCCCGTCAATGGGGCCTCATCACGGGCATCCTGCCCCCAGGGCCCCACGATGCCATCACCGACGTCCCAGGGGTCGCGGTGGGACATGCCACGCTGTGGTGGGGAGAGGGCCCCCTGGTGGAGGGGGTGGGGCCCGTCCGCACGGGCGTCACGGTGGTGGTGCCCCACGGC
This genomic interval from Limnochorda sp. LNt contains the following:
- a CDS encoding ABC transporter permease, with the protein product MRGGGAVIVDALRVLVATVWREWLVFVRYPLNAVMRLVEPIMWLTPVYFLGRAFATADGRLPGFEAATGTSNFLSFVLLGSIVGSYISAVFWGLGFALKQQMDEGTLEALWLTPNSRLWLLVGRSLFGLVVTGLNTISVLVLAHFLFGFSPGGPLGAALLVLVPTVVALYGFGFAYAALVLFAREANFLTDVGSFLIQVLSGINFPVTALPRALMILALALPVTYGIDLMRALVLGTRPLVTLPVGVAILTLAAVGFVVVGVRAFKGAERRIQASGAVGMH
- a CDS encoding ABC transporter permease — encoded protein: MRAAWAVARKELLILLRYPTWTVGLLVWPVLFPAGYVFFGRALAGPAGEGLAAFEARAGTADYVGYVLLGTTLWMVLNSALWMLGSHLRQEQWRGTLEANWVSPASRFGLLAGAGAAQVLQSLTLMGVTLVELRLLYGLEMRGSLALMALLLALSVLSVVGVGLTFASLVLWVRETEAMVFLVRGLFTVFAGITFPIDVMPAWMQGLARALPLTYAVRSLRGVALAGWGWDRVRGDALAIACFGVVSLVLGVGLFRVVERMARQTGSLAQY
- a CDS encoding ABC transporter ATP-binding protein, translated to MSGDGVIVARDLTKRFRRRVARPSRLLRRLGRRRGSDDGTAAPSEWLVAVDSVSLEVRPGEVLGLLGPNGAGKSTLIRMLSTLVEPSSGRAAICGHDVLEAPAAARGCLGVVMAGERHLYWKLTGRENLHYFATLYRVPARAIPGRVEAVLDRLGLTARADELVERYSTGMRQRLSLARALLHDPPALLLDEPTLGLDPQAARTLRELVLELKAEGRAILLTTHYMEEADFLCDRVAIIDHGRIVACDTPSALKRRLAAHRLFRLEVAGLGHDLERLRARLGDLRLASAQEDQEASVTRLTLAFPDGRRDVADILDAVFAEGLHLLGFSVKEPTLEDVFIAMTGRALRD
- the msrA gene encoding peptide-methionine (S)-S-oxide reductase MsrA; this translates as MSTGARREVATLGGGCFWCLEAAFQGVKGVHAVVSGYAGGHVEHPTYEQVCTGTTGHAEVVQVTFDPSVIRYEQILEIFFAIHDPTTPDRQGADVGPQYRSVIFYHSPEQRAAAERVIQRLEREGVWEAPIVTQVVPFERFYPAEAYHQRYYERNPFQPYCQLVIAPKLAKMRRAFAHLLRERAAPAGV
- a CDS encoding potassium/proton antiporter, producing MPVDTYSALQAIPIERTFLAVSILMGVSLVMARTAGRLGVPALVLFLLVGMLAGSEGPGGIAFDDPWLAQFLGIGALAIILFAGGLDTEWKQVRPVLGPAATLATVGVAATAGLVGLFATWVLGWDLLDGLLVGAVISSTDAAAVFMVLRSKHVALRGSLAPLLELESGSNDPMAILLTTFFIQLLTLPQTTPLQMAGHFVVQMALGGLLGYGLGRVGLWLLHRMHFEQEALYPLLSMAIAGFIYSLVATLGGSGFLAVYVAGLVIGNSKLPYRRFLIRFNSTMAWLAQIVMFVTLGLLVFPSQLIEVAGPGMAMTAFLMFAARPVATVPLLLLFRRNWREALLVAWVGLRGAVPIILATLPRVAGVASAQLIFNVVFFVVVVSCLVQGTSIPYVAQWLRVAAPERVRRRVPIELVPHEAMDSDLMEIVVPQESPLAGKPVAQLGLPKETLIIMVGRNGRYRVPTGGTTVHGGDMLFVLGPPAVLEEVRARFERSEAETESDAGEELADAGPATQPLPAPRR